From Amycolatopsis sp. WQ 127309:
GTCAGCAGCGCCGCGGCGGCGGTGCCGACGGCCGCGCGGGGCAGCCACGCCGAGCGCAGCTTGACCAGCGAAGCGATCACCAGCACGAAAACCGCGCCGAACCACAGCTCGCAGACTTCGACCAGCAGCCGCAACACCGTGAAGCCGTAGGCCTCCTGGTAGGTCCACATGCGACTCAGCGCGGACCCGACGAGCACCAGGCTCAGCCCGCTGAGCGCCCCGAGCAGGACGCGCTGGCGGAGCCGGTCGGCCCGGGTGACGTCCGGCGCCCAGCGCAGCGCGGCGGCGACGATGGCGAGCGTCAGCACCGTCACCGCGCAGAGCTGCCAGAAGCCGCCGCGGGCGTATTCGGCCGCGGTCAGGCCGCTGGTGCGCAGGACGTACTCGGTGCCACCGAAGAGCGCGACCAGCCGGACCGCGACGAAGACGCTGAAGAGCAGCACGAGGACGCCGAGCGGGACCGTCCACTCCAGACCGTATTTGCTCCGATGTGGACGGTCGGCCGTCGCCCGAGGCGGTGGCGCGGCGAGGAAGTAACAGGCCCCGGCGACGACCGACGCGGCGACGACGAAGACGAGACACCACCGCGCGACGGTCGCGACACTGAGGTCGGGGATCATCGCCCGGACGAGCGCGGCGAAGGCGGCGTCGGCACTGGCGAGCAGCGGCACGAAGACGGCGACGAGCACCGCGGCGGCCAGCACGGCGAGCGCGATCCGCCGGGCCACACCGTCGCGGCGAGCGGTGAACTTCCCGAGTCCGCGGCCGGCCCACGGAACCGCCCGCAGCGCTTCGAGCGGGACGGCGAGCACGTCGTAGAGAACGGTGTGGACGGTCCGCTTCCCCACCAGTGCCAGCGATCCACTGACGACGGCCCCCAGCACGCAGAGGACGAACAGCCACCCGGACGCCCGGATGGCCCCCATGCCCAGCAACGCGAGGGAAAGGGCGGCCCACCCGGCGTTGCGCCAGGTGAAGGTCCCGTCTTGGCCGTCCCGAGCCCGCCGATCGGCGACGACGACGGCCCCGACAACGGCGATCCCGGTGAGCAGCCACCCGATCCCGGGCCGCCAAACGGGCAGCACCAGCGCGGCAACCACCCCAGCCACCCCGGCGGCCGGCAACACGGAAGACGGCAACGGCACCACAGCGGACTTGGGCGGCGGCAGCGGCCGCATCAACACCGGCGGCGCGGCCACGGCCACCCCACCACCGGCCCCCAACCCACCACCCGTCCCTGGTTCCGGCCCCACGGCAGCACCCAGCTCAGGCCCGCCACCGCCAACCGCACCCTGCCGCGCGCCGACACCTCCCGCCGCGCCCACTCCACCGGCCGCGCCCGCAGCCGACCACACCTGCCCCGACCGACCGCTCGTCTCTGGCTCGCGTCCCGCAGCCGCACCAAGTTCCGGCCCGCCACCGGCCGCTGCACCCCTCCGCGCGCCGCCACTTCCCGGCGCGGTCGCGTCAACCGGCGTGGCCGAACCGCCCGAACCCTCCGGCGCCCCGGCCACCCGAGGCCCGGCCGAGCGCTTACCGCGTGGCACGCCGCCGCCACCGACACTGGACTTGGGCATCTCGCCTGCTTTCTCGCGTACTCGCGTTCACGTTCGCAAATGTCAGGTGCCGCTGTGCTCGGCTTCTCACGACCCCCGGCACTCAGGCCGTCGGGAGGGTCACCCGGATCCGGCCGCCGGTTCCCGCCGATGGCTCCACCACGCCGATCGACCCGCCGTGCAGCTCCACCGCCCACCGCGCGATCGCCAGCCCCAGGCCCGTGCCGCCGCCGGTCGGGCGCTCGCCGCGCGTGAAGCGCTCGAAGACCCGCGTGCGGTCCGCCGGGGCGATGCCCGGGCCTTCGTCGCACACGTCGATGCGCACCTCGCCCACCCGCGTCTCCGCGAGGATCCGCACCACGCCGCCCGCGGGGCCGTGGCGGGCCGCGTTCTCCAGCAGGTTCGCCACCACCTGGAACAGCCGGCCGCGGTCCGCCGTCACCACCGCTTCCGGCGGCGTCACCGCCACCTCGAAGCGCACCCCGCGACCCGCGAAGGCCGCTTCGCCGACGACGTCCGACAACAACGCGGCCAGCGGGAACGACGTCTTGTGCAGCGGGATCGCGCCCGCGTCCAGCCGCGACAGGTCCAGCAGCTCGTCGACCAGCGTCGCCAGCCGCTCGGTCTGCTGCAGCGCCGTCTTCAACGTCGCCGGGTCCGGGTCCTCGACGCCGTCGACGAGGTTCTCCAGCACCCCGCTCAACGCCGTGATCGGCGTCCGCAGCTCGTGGGACACGTTCGCCACCAGCTCGCGGCGCTGTCGGTCCGCGTCGCCGAGGTCGCCCGCCATCTGGCTGAACGCCTGCGCCAGCTCGCCCACCTCGTCGCGAGTGGTGGCGCGGATGCGACGCGTGTAGTCGCCCTTCGCCATCTCCCGCGCGGCCGCCGTCATCTCGCGCAGCGGCCGGGTCATCCCGTGCGCCAGCACCTGCGAGAGCACCAGGGCCAGCACCATCGCGGTGATCGTCGTCTTCGGCGGCAGCCAGCCGATCTGCCAGTTGAAGAAGGCGAACGCGACCCCGCCGGACGCGAGCATCAGGATCGCCAGCTTCAGCTTGATCGACCGGACGCGGTCGAGCGGCCGCGGCAGCAGCTCGGCCACCGTCACGATGACGCGCTTCACGATCCCGCCTCCAGCGCGTAGCCGACGCCGTGCACGGTGCGGATCAGGTCCGCGCCGAGCTTCCGCCGGAGGGCCTTGATGTGGCTGTCCACCGCCCGCGTCCCCGCGGACGTGCCGTGCACGTCCCACGCCCACACCTCCGAGAGCAGCCGTTCCCGCGGCTGCACCACCCGTGGCCGCCGCGCGAAGTGCACCAGCAGGTCGAACTCGATCGGCGTCAGCTGCGCCGCCACCCCGGCCCGGGCGACGCGCCGCTGGTCGACGTCGATCTCGAGGTCGCCCAGCACGATCCGCGCGCCGTGCGCGGACGAAGATCGCTCGACGCGCCGCAGCAGCGCGTGCACCCGAGCCGTCAGGACCCGCATCGAGAACGGCTTCGTGAGGTAGTCGTCGGCACCGACGCCGAGCCCGACCAGCATGTCCGTCTCGTCGGCGCGCGCGGTCAGCATGAGCACCGGCACCGGCCGCCGCCCCTGGATCCGGCGGCAGACCTCCAGGCCGTCGAAGCCCGGGAGCATCACGTCCAGCACCACCAGGTCCGGCTCGAGCGAAGCTTCGGCCTCGACGGCGGCCGGGCCGTCGTGGGCGACGTCCACGGTGAACCCTTCGGCCCGAAGCCGGGCCGCGATCGACGCGGCGATCGTGACGTCGTCCTCGACGACCAGCACGCGCCGTCCACCCAGTTCCATAGGGGCGACTTTAAGCACCGGAGGTGGAGACGGTCGGCGCGAACTGTGGAGATCCTGTGAAGACGCGAACCGGCAGGTCACGGGGCCCGCGTGTTGCGAAGAGGTTGCGTGAGGACTACGGCGTGATGTGTGACGTACGTCATGCATTGCCACGACGTGAACGCAATCGACAGTCTGCGTTCCGACGCGCCGAAGAGTGAACAGTCTGCCAATGCCACCCGCGCGCACCGGCGCGGAAGATTCCGCAATGGCGCCGACACCCGCAGACCAGCGCGTGCACGAGGACGGCCGGGTCGAGCTCGAACCCGGTGACGTCCGGTCTCTCGAAGGCAGCCGGTTCTTCAACGACGAACTGGCCCCCGTCCCGGTCCAAAAGCGAACCTGGACCACCTACAACTACTTCGCGCTCTGGATGGGGATGGCGCACAACATCCCCAGCTACGCACTGGCCGCGTCGCTGATCGCCCTCGGCATGAACTGGGTGCAGGCGCTCATCACCATCACCATCGGCAACCTGGTCGTGCTGGCGCCGATGCTGCTCAACAGCCACGCCGGCACGAAGTACGGCATCCCGTTCCCGGTGTTCGCCCGCGCCTTCTACGGCATGCGCGGCGCCAACCTGGCCGCGCTGCTGCGGGCGTTCATCGCGTGCGGCTGGTTCGGCATCCAGACCTGGGTCGGCGGCGAGGCCATCTACGTCATCCTCGGACGCCTGCTCGGCTCGTGGTGGCGGGACGCGCCGGAGATCGCCGGGCAGCACTGGACGCTCTGGCTGTCCTTCGTGGTCTTCTGGATCGGCCAGATGCTGATCATCTGGCGCGGCATGGACGCGGTCCGCCGGTTCGAGAACTGGACGGCGCCGCTGGTGTCGGTCGGCTTCCTGATCATGCTCGGCTACGTGCTGGTCAAGGCGGGCGGACTCGGCCCGATCCTGGCCGACGGCGGCAAGCTCGGCTGGGGCCCGGACTTCTGGAAGGTGTTCGCGCCGTCCCTGATGGCGATGATCGCGTTCTGGTCGACGCTCTCGCTGAACATGCCCGACTTCACCCGCTTCGGCGGCAGTCAGCGCAAGCAGGTCCGCGGCCAGATCCTCGGCCTGCCGACGACGATGACGTTCATCGCGATCGTCGCCATCCTGACCACGTCGGGCGGGCACGTGCTCTACGGCGAGGACATCTGGGACCCGGCGCAGCTGGCCGACAAGTTCACCAGCCCGGTCGTGGTCGTCGTCGCGCTGGTCGCGCTGGTGCTCGCGACGATCTCGGCGAACCTCGCGGCCAACGTCGTCAGCCCGTCCTACGACTTCTCCAACGCCTTCCCGAAGAAGATCACCTTCGCGATCGGCGGCGGGATCACCGGCGTCATCGGCATCCTGATCCAGCCGTGGCGCCTCTACTCCGACCCGAACATCTACATCTTCGCGTGGCTCGGCTTCTACGGCGGCCTGCTCGGCGCGGTCGCCGGCGTGCTGGTGGCCGGGTACTGGGTGATCGCCCGCACGAAGCTCAAGCTGAAGGACCTCTACACACCCGATGGGGTGTATTGGTTCAGCGGGGGCTGGAACTGGCGCGCGCTGGTCGCGACGCTGGTCGGAGCCGTTCTTTCGGTCGGCGGTGCGTACGGCGGGCCGTTCCCCGACAGCGGGCTCATCCCGTTCCTCAAGCCGCTTTACGACTACAACTGGGTGGTCGGCTTCGTCTCGGCGTTCGTCGTCTTCGCCGCCCTGTCCGCATCATCGAACAAGGAGGAAGCCAGTGAGCGTGGTCCGAGCCGCATTGATCCAGCAGCGGTGGACGGGTGACAAGGAGTCCATGATCAAGGCGGCGGTGGACCACATCGCCTCCGCCGCCTCGCAGGGCGCCCAGGTCGTCTGCCTGCAGGAACTGTTCTACGGCCCCTACTTCTGCCAGGTGCAGGACACCGAGTTCTACTCCTACACCGAGGGCATCCCGGACGGGCCGACGACCAAGCTCATGCAGGAGGTCGCCGCGCGCCACGGCGTGGTGCTGATCGTGCCGATGTACGAGGTCGAGCAGCCCGGCGTGTACTACAACACCGCCGCGGTGATCGACGCCGACGGCACGTACCTCGGCAAGCACCGCAAGAACCACATCCCGCAGGTCAAGGGGTTCTGGGAGAAGTTCTACTTCCGGCCCGGCAACCTGGGCTACCCGGTGTTCGACACCGCCGTGGGCCGCATCGGCGTCTACATCTGCTACGAGCGGCACTTCCCGGAGGGCTGGCGCGCGCTGGGCCTGGCGGGCGCGAAGATCGTGTTCAACCCGTCGGCGACCAGCCGCGGCCTGTCGCAGTACCTGTGGAAGCTGGAGCAGCCGGCGGCCGCCGTGGCGAACGAGTACTTCGTCGGCGCGATCAACCGCGTCGGCGTGGAACCCCTGGGCGAGAACGACTTCTACGGCCAGACGTACTTCGCCGACCCGCGCGGCCAGCTGATCGGCGACGCCGCGTCCGACACCGACGACGAGGTCGTCATCCGCGACCTCGACATGACCCTGGTCGACGAGGTCCGCGACCTGTGGGCGTTCTACCGCGACCGCCGGCCGGACACCTACGGCCCCCTCACGGAGGCCTGATGACCACGCTCATCAAGGGCGGTCAGGTCGTTTCGCCGTCGGGTGCGCTGCTGGCGGACGTGCTGGTCGACGGCGAGACCATCGCCGCCGTCGGCGCGCCCGGCACGCTGACCGGCGACGAGACGATCGACGCCACCGGCAAGTACGTGCTGCCGGGCGGGATCGACGCGCACACGCACATGGAGATGCCGTTCGGCGGCACGCACTCCGTCGACACGTTCGCCACCGGCACCACGGCCGCGGCGTGGGGCGGCACGACGACGATCATCGACTTCGCCGTGCAGGCCAAGGGCACGTCGCTGCTGTCCACGATGGACAAGTGGCACACCAAGGCCGACGGCAACTGCGCGATCGACTACGGCTTCCACATGATCGTCTCCGACGTCAACGACCAGTCGCTGAAGGAGATGGAAGCCTGCGTCGACGCCGGGGTCGGCAGCTTCAAGATGTTCATGGCCTACCCGGGCGTGTTCTACTCGACCGACGGCGAAATCTTGCTGGCCATGCAGAAGGCGCGCGAGATCGGCGCCACGATCATGATGCACGCGGAGAACGGCATCGCGATCGACCAGCTGGCCGCGCAGGCCGTGGCCGCCGGGAACACCGACCCGGTGCAGCACGGCCTGACCCGGCCGCCGGAGCTGGAGGGCGAGGCGACGTCACGGGCGATCCAGCTCGCGAAGGTCACCGGCTCGCCGCTCTACATCGTGCACCTCTCGGCGTCGCAAGCGCTTGCGGCCGTGGCGGAGGCGCGCAACGAGGGGCAGAACGTCTTCGCCGAGACGTGCCCGCAGTACCTCTACCTGTCCATCGAGGACCTGGCGAAGCCGGACTTCGAGGGCGCGAAGTACGTCGCTTCGCCGCCGCTGCGGGAGAAGTCGCACCAGGCCGACCTGTGGCGCGGGCTGCGGACGAACGACCTGTCCGTCGTCTCGACCGACCACTGCCCGTTCTGCTTCAAGGACCAGAAGGAGCTGGGCCGCGGCGACTTCCGGGCGATCCCGAACGGCATGCCCGGCGTCGAGCACCGGATGGACCTGCTGCACCAGGGCGTCGTCGCGGGCGAGCTGACGCTCGGGCGCTGGGTCGAGACGTGCTCGGCGACGCCGGCGCGGATGTTCGGGCTGTACCCGCGCAAGGGCGTGATCGCCGCGGGTTCGGACGCCGACATCGTCGTCTACGACCCCACGGCGACCCAGACCCTGTCGGCCGAGACGCACCACATGAACGTGGACTACTCGGCGTACGAAGGGTTCGAGCTGACCGGTCGTGTGCACACGGTCCTGTCTCGTGGGCGGGTCGTGGTGTCGCCTTCCGGTTTCTCGGGAAGTACTTCGCACGGCAAGTTCCTGTCCCGCTCGCTGAACCAGTACCTGAACTAGGAGCGGC
This genomic window contains:
- a CDS encoding NCS1 family nucleobase:cation symporter-1, with the protein product MAPTPADQRVHEDGRVELEPGDVRSLEGSRFFNDELAPVPVQKRTWTTYNYFALWMGMAHNIPSYALAASLIALGMNWVQALITITIGNLVVLAPMLLNSHAGTKYGIPFPVFARAFYGMRGANLAALLRAFIACGWFGIQTWVGGEAIYVILGRLLGSWWRDAPEIAGQHWTLWLSFVVFWIGQMLIIWRGMDAVRRFENWTAPLVSVGFLIMLGYVLVKAGGLGPILADGGKLGWGPDFWKVFAPSLMAMIAFWSTLSLNMPDFTRFGGSQRKQVRGQILGLPTTMTFIAIVAILTTSGGHVLYGEDIWDPAQLADKFTSPVVVVVALVALVLATISANLAANVVSPSYDFSNAFPKKITFAIGGGITGVIGILIQPWRLYSDPNIYIFAWLGFYGGLLGAVAGVLVAGYWVIARTKLKLKDLYTPDGVYWFSGGWNWRALVATLVGAVLSVGGAYGGPFPDSGLIPFLKPLYDYNWVVGFVSAFVVFAALSASSNKEEASERGPSRIDPAAVDG
- a CDS encoding nitrilase-related carbon-nitrogen hydrolase; this translates as MIKAAVDHIASAASQGAQVVCLQELFYGPYFCQVQDTEFYSYTEGIPDGPTTKLMQEVAARHGVVLIVPMYEVEQPGVYYNTAAVIDADGTYLGKHRKNHIPQVKGFWEKFYFRPGNLGYPVFDTAVGRIGVYICYERHFPEGWRALGLAGAKIVFNPSATSRGLSQYLWKLEQPAAAVANEYFVGAINRVGVEPLGENDFYGQTYFADPRGQLIGDAASDTDDEVVIRDLDMTLVDEVRDLWAFYRDRRPDTYGPLTEA
- a CDS encoding DUF4153 domain-containing protein; the encoded protein is MRPLPPPKSAVVPLPSSVLPAAGVAGVVAALVLPVWRPGIGWLLTGIAVVGAVVVADRRARDGQDGTFTWRNAGWAALSLALLGMGAIRASGWLFVLCVLGAVVSGSLALVGKRTVHTVLYDVLAVPLEALRAVPWAGRGLGKFTARRDGVARRIALAVLAAAVLVAVFVPLLASADAAFAALVRAMIPDLSVATVARWCLVFVVAASVVAGACYFLAAPPPRATADRPHRSKYGLEWTVPLGVLVLLFSVFVAVRLVALFGGTEYVLRTSGLTAAEYARGGFWQLCAVTVLTLAIVAAALRWAPDVTRADRLRQRVLLGALSGLSLVLVGSALSRMWTYQEAYGFTVLRLLVEVCELWFGAVFVLVIASLVKLRSAWLPRAAVGTAAAALLTLALLDPERLIADANLDRAAAGKPLDHSYLGGFSTDVVPVVSARLPEPVRTCVLRRILADDTPDGWPAWNLSRSTAREVTLGRCG
- a CDS encoding response regulator transcription factor, with amino-acid sequence MELGGRRVLVVEDDVTIAASIAARLRAEGFTVDVAHDGPAAVEAEASLEPDLVVLDVMLPGFDGLEVCRRIQGRRPVPVLMLTARADETDMLVGLGVGADDYLTKPFSMRVLTARVHALLRRVERSSSAHGARIVLGDLEIDVDQRRVARAGVAAQLTPIEFDLLVHFARRPRVVQPRERLLSEVWAWDVHGTSAGTRAVDSHIKALRRKLGADLIRTVHGVGYALEAGS
- the hydA gene encoding dihydropyrimidinase, with product MTTLIKGGQVVSPSGALLADVLVDGETIAAVGAPGTLTGDETIDATGKYVLPGGIDAHTHMEMPFGGTHSVDTFATGTTAAAWGGTTTIIDFAVQAKGTSLLSTMDKWHTKADGNCAIDYGFHMIVSDVNDQSLKEMEACVDAGVGSFKMFMAYPGVFYSTDGEILLAMQKAREIGATIMMHAENGIAIDQLAAQAVAAGNTDPVQHGLTRPPELEGEATSRAIQLAKVTGSPLYIVHLSASQALAAVAEARNEGQNVFAETCPQYLYLSIEDLAKPDFEGAKYVASPPLREKSHQADLWRGLRTNDLSVVSTDHCPFCFKDQKELGRGDFRAIPNGMPGVEHRMDLLHQGVVAGELTLGRWVETCSATPARMFGLYPRKGVIAAGSDADIVVYDPTATQTLSAETHHMNVDYSAYEGFELTGRVHTVLSRGRVVVSPSGFSGSTSHGKFLSRSLNQYLN
- a CDS encoding ATP-binding protein, translating into MKRVIVTVAELLPRPLDRVRSIKLKLAILMLASGGVAFAFFNWQIGWLPPKTTITAMVLALVLSQVLAHGMTRPLREMTAAAREMAKGDYTRRIRATTRDEVGELAQAFSQMAGDLGDADRQRRELVANVSHELRTPITALSGVLENLVDGVEDPDPATLKTALQQTERLATLVDELLDLSRLDAGAIPLHKTSFPLAALLSDVVGEAAFAGRGVRFEVAVTPPEAVVTADRGRLFQVVANLLENAARHGPAGGVVRILAETRVGEVRIDVCDEGPGIAPADRTRVFERFTRGERPTGGGTGLGLAIARWAVELHGGSIGVVEPSAGTGGRIRVTLPTA